Proteins from one Triticum aestivum cultivar Chinese Spring chromosome 7A, IWGSC CS RefSeq v2.1, whole genome shotgun sequence genomic window:
- the LOC123148375 gene encoding potassium transporter 10 → MKSAPTMDPETAATPGTPPESTGRRGEGRKRLPWRMTLSLAYQSLGVVYGDLSTSPLYVYKAAFADDIQHSETNEEILGVLSFVFWTLTLVPLLKYVCVVLRADDNGEGGTFALYSLLCRHARAALLPPGRGAEPGDEDQFSDAGGAAAKKYLEYDNADALGGRGGGAAASVRRVLERHKVLQRVLLVLALVGTCMVIGDGVLTPAISVFSAVSGLELSMEKGHHKYVELPLACFILVCLFALQHYGTHRVGFIFAPIVIAWLLCISMIGVYNIVKWEPHVYQALSPYYMYKFLKKTQRGGWMSLGGILLCVTGSEAMFADLGHFNQLSIQIAFTCMVYPSLILAYMGQAAYLSKHHILEGDYRVGFYVSVPEVIRWPVLAIAILAAVVGSQAVITGTFSMIKQCTSLGCFPRVKIVHTSAQVHGQIYIPEINWILMILCLAVTIGFRDTKHLGNASGLAVITVMLVTTCLMSLVIVLCWHKSIFLAIGFIVFFGTIEALYFSAALIKFREGAWVPIVLAFVFMMVMCIWHYGTIKKYEFDLQNKVSINWLLGLSPNLGIVRVRGIGLIHTELDSGIPAIFSHFVTNLPAFHQVLIFMCIKNVPIPHVSPDERFLVGRIGPKEYRIYRCIVRYGYHDVQMDDQEFEKDLVCSVAEFIRSGGGASKTNGLTPGVVDRDEERMTVVASGRMRMMEDEGLGGAAASESTVGPSRAARGEREIQSPSPTPTPTATPAPATGVRKRVRFVLPASTPRPNAGVEEELRELTDAREAGMAFILGHCYVKAKNGSSFLRRLVINFGYDFLRRNSRGPNYAVTVPHASTLEVGMIYYV, encoded by the exons ATGAAGAGCGCCCCTACCATGGACCCTGAGACCGCGGCTACCCCGGGCACTCCGCCGGAGAGCACG GGGAGGCGGGGAGAGGGGAGGAAGCGGCTGCCGTGGCGGATGACGCTGAGCCTGGCGTACCAGAGCCTCGGGGTGGTGTACGGCGACCTGAGCACGTCGCCGCTGTACGTCTACAAGGCGGCGTTCGCGGACGACATCCAGCACTCGGAGACCAACGAGGAGATCCTGGGCGTGCTCTCCTTCGTCTTCTGGACGCTCACCCTCGTGCCGCTCCTCAAGTACGTCTGCGTCGTCCTCCGCGCCGACGACAACGGCGAGGGCGGCACCTTCGCGCTCTACTCCCTCCTCTGTCGCCACGCCCGCGCCGCGCTCCTCCCGCCGGGCCGCGGCGCCGAGCCCGGGGACGAGGACCAGTTCTCCGacgccggcggcgccgccgccaaGAAGTACCTCGAGTACGACAATGCCGACGCGCTGGGCGGGCGCGGCGGGGGCGCCGCCGCCAGCGTCAGGCGGGTGCTGGAGCGCCACAAGGTGCTGCAGCGGGTCCTGCTCGTGCTAGCCCTCGTCGGCACCTGCATGGTCATCGGCGACGGCGTCCTCACGCCGGCCATCTCCG TTTTCTCCGCGGTGTCCGGGCTGGAGTTATCCATGGAGAAGGGACATCACAAAT ATGTGGAATTGCCTCTTGCTTGCTTCATATTGGTGTGCCTGTTTGCACTGCAACACTATGGTACTCACCGTGTGGGATTCATTTTCGCCCCGATCGTGATCGCATGGCTTCTATGCATAAGCATGATTGGTGTTTACAATATTGTGAAATGGGAGCCTCATGTGTATCAAGCGTTATCTCCGTATTACATGTACAAGTTCTTGAAGAAAACACAGAGAGGAGGTTGGATGTCACTGGGGGGAATACTGCTCTGTGTTACAG GATCTGAAGCGATGTTCGCAGATCTGGGGCATTTCAACCAGTTGTCGATACAG ATTGCTTTTACTTGCATGGTTTACCCATCATTGATCCTTGCATACATGGGCCAAGCTGCTTATCTGTCTAAGCATCATATCCTGGAAGGTGACTACAGGGTCGGATTCTACGTGTCTGTGCCAG AGGTAATTAGATGGCCAGTTCTGGCAATCGCCATTCTCGCGGCGGTTGTCGGCAGCCAAGCTGTTATCACCGGCACATTTTCGATGATCAAGCAGTGCACTTCCCTAGGCTGCTTTCCCCGGGTGAAGATCGTGCACACCTCCGCCCAAGTACATGGGCAGATTTACATTCCAGAGATCAACTGGATCCTGATGATACTGTGCTTAGCTGTAACCATTGGCTTCAGAGACACAAAACACTTGGGCAATGCATCAG GGTTGGCTGTAATAACCGTCATGCTGGTCACCACATGTCTGATGTCGCTGGTGATAGTCCTGTGCTGGCACAAGAGCATATTCCTGGCAATCGGGTTCATCGTGTTCTTCGGCACCATCGAGGCGCTGTACTTCTCGGCGGCGCTCATCAAGTTCAGGGAAGGAGCCTGGGTCCCCATCGTCCTCGCCTTCGTCTTCATGATGGTAATGTGCATCTGGCACTATGGCACCATCAAGAAGTACGAGTTCGATCTTCAGAACAAGGTCTCCATCAACTGGCTCCTTGGCCTGAGCCCgaacctcggcatcgtccgtgtccGCGGCATCGGCCTCATACACACCGAGCTCGACAGCGGCATCCCTGCCATCTTCTCCCATTTTGTCACCAATCTGCCTGCATTCCATCAG GTGCTCATCTTCATGTGCATCAAGAACGTCCCGATCCCGCACGTCTCGCCGGACGAGCGGTTCCTGGTCGGAAGGATCGGGCCGAAGGAGTACAGGATCTACCGGTGCATCGTCCGGTACGGGTACCACGACGTGCAGATGGACGACCAGGAGTTCGAGAAGGACCTCGTGTGCAGCGTCGCTGAGTTCATCCGGTCAGGGGGCGGCGCCTCCAAGACCAACGGCTTGACGCCGGGCGTGGTCGACAGGGACGAGGAGCGGATGACGGTCGTGGCCTCCGGCAGGATGCGCATGATGGAGGACGAGggcctcggcggcgcggcggcgtcggagagcacggTCGGGCCCTCGCGCGCCGCCAGGGGGGAGAGGGAGATACAGTCGCCGTCGCCAACGCCAACGCCGACAGCAACGCCAGCGCCGGCTACGGGCGTCCGGAAGAGGGTGAGGTTCGTGCTGCCGGCGTCGACCCCGCGGCCGAACGCCGGCgtggaggaggagctgcgggagcTCACGGACGCGCGGGAGGCCGGCATGGCCTTCATCCTGGGCCACTGCTACGTCAAGGCCAAGAACGGGTCCAGCTTCCTCCGGcggctggtgatcaacttcggctacgACTTCCTGCGGAGGAACAGCCGCGGCCCCAACTACGCCGTCACCGTCCCGCACGCCTCCACCCTCGAGGTCGGCATGATCTACTATGTCTGA